In one Juglans regia cultivar Chandler chromosome 11, Walnut 2.0, whole genome shotgun sequence genomic region, the following are encoded:
- the LOC108991173 gene encoding salicylate carboxymethyltransferase-like → MEVMKVLHMNGGMGDSSYANNSLVQQKVITMTKPITENAITQLYYSTLPKNLVIADLGCSSGPNTLFVVSELIKVVDQLRRKSGHDQSPEYQVFLNDLPGNDFNTIFKSLPSFQKKMRNQLGAGAGPCFFTGVPGSFYGRLFPSKTLHFVHSSYSLQWLSKVPEMVESNKGNIYMAQTSPPSVLRAYHAQFQADFSMFLKCRAEELVLGGRMVLTFLGRRSEDPSSKECCYIWELLAIVLNEMVSKGLIEEEKMDSFNIPQYTPSPLEVKSEIQKEGSFFIDYQEVSEVNWSVNNTSCEINSFDDQFCDGGYNVASCMRAVAEPLLVSHFGDAIIEEVFKRYREILSDRIFKENTRFFNVIVSLIKKE, encoded by the exons ATGGAAGTTATGAAAGTGCTGCACATGAACGGAGGAATGGGAGACTCGAGTTATGCAAACAACTCCTTGGTTCAG CAAAAGGTCATAACTATGACCAAGCCCATCACAGAGAATGCCATAACCCAACTCTACTACAGCACGTTGCCAAAGAACCTAGTCATCGCAGACTTGGGTTGTTCTTCCGGACCAAACACTTTGTTTGTAGTTTCTGAACTTATCAAGGTAGTGGATCAGCTTCGCCGAAAATCAGGGCATGATCAATCACCTGAATATCAAGTTTTCTTGAACGACCTTCCCGGAAACGACTTCAATACCATTTTCAAGTCGTTGCCAAGCTTCCAGAAAAAAATGCGCAATCAATTGGGGGCTGGTGCAGGTCCATGCTTCTTTACAGGAGTTCCTGGTTCTTTCTACGGCAGGCTTTTCCCAAGCAAAACTCTGCATTTTGTCCATTCTTCTTATAGCCTCCAATGGCTATCTAAG GTTCCTGAGATGGTGGAGAGCAACAAAGGGAACATTTACATGGCACAGACAAGCCCGCCAAGCGTACTAAGGGCTTATCATGCACAGTTTCAAGCAGATTTCTCAATGTTTCTGAAGTGTCGTGCAGAAGAGTTGGTGCTAGGTGGACGAATGGTTTTAACatttttgggaagaagaagtgaagatcCATCAAGCAAAGAGTGTTGTTACATATGGGAACTTTTGGCTATTGTGCTCAATGAAATGGTCTCCAAG GGACtcatagaagaagaaaaaatggattcTTTCAACATTCCTCAGTACACACCATCTCCATTAGAAGTGAAATCTGAAATTCAGAAAGAAGGATCCTTCTTCATTGATTACCAAGAGGTATCTGAAGTGAATTGGAGCGTTAATAATACAAGTTGTGAAATAAACTCATTTGATGATCAGTTTTGTGATGGCGGTTATAACGTTGCAAGCTGTATGAGAGCTGTGGCCGAACCCTTGCTTGTTAGTCACTTTGGAGATGCAATCATTGAGGAGGTTTTCAAGAGGTATAGGGAAATTCTTTCCGATCGGATTTTTAAAGAGAACACTCGCTTTTTCAATGTGATTGTTTCCTTGATAAAAAAGGAATGA